The genomic interval AAGGAAAGATCCCTGATCTTGGTTTTGTACAAACCCAATTTTGTTAGAGCTCCTACGCCCGGATAAGCGGCCAGATCTTTTTCATCCACGGAAGTTTCGTTCAAATAAAGGCTATGGAGGAGGGGGAGTTTGGAAAGTGGACGCAGATCCTTTACTTTGGTCCCGTTGACGTTCAAAAAACCAACCGTTTTCAAAGCGCTCAATTCTTCCAAATTTTCGAACTCCGGATGCAAAATTTCCAGAGAAACCAAATTTCGAAATTCACTCAGACGCGCCGTGTCCGGAAATTCACTTTCGTCAAAACCGATCCAGCGAACCTGATAGGGATAATATCGAAGAATTTTCCCTTCTCTCGAAAAAACAGGAATCGCTCCGGAAATCGGATTCTTATCTAAAATCGCACAAGAGAGAGAAAGCGTAAGAATGAGCAAAAATAGAATGGATTGAACGCTAAAAGTCAAGTTCCTCGGAGTCATTCTTTGACGATTGAGAACCGGGTTCAAAGAAAGAGAAACCAAATTCTATTCTCCTTTACAATTCTCAAAGAAAGTGCACGTCACGCGGAATCGCTCATTCGATCCAATTCTTACCCAGATTCCCTTTTTTGAATGATATTGAGTTTGACTCTCATCTTCATATTTTAAGAATGGTACCAAAAATAAGAAGGAGAATTCATGAAAACCATCCAAAAGATTGCAAAAACGACCGTTATTATCGGCCTTATCCTAGGCACACTCGCTCATTGTAAGAAAGACGACAAAGAGGATGTTGACCCGGCTACACTTCTGCTCTTGGGACTTGCCGCCAACGGCTACAATTGCTCTGCAACCGTCGGAGGAAGAGTAGCGGGTCTTCCGGCAATGACCGCGACCACTTCGGTCCAAACTCTTGTCTACGGAAAGGTTCCCTTTGTGAATCATTCGATCGCGGCGGTCAAATTTTCCAACGTTAAAGCGGGAGATCAGATCACGTTCCGGGGAAGAAACGTAGCGGACTTTGACGAAGGTACGGCTGGAAACACCAACGCCCCTCTTGTCTATAACACGGCTTCCTGCCCATTACTGGACTCCGCGTATGATTCTACACGTGCCACTTATACGACTCCGAGTGAAGGGCAATACGGCACTGCGGCGGGAGACGGGCCTTTCGTCTACACGCTCAACGCAACGAAAGGTGGAGACTACTATTTCGTTTTCTATTTAGCGAGCAGAACAGCAGAACCTCCGACTACTACGTTTCAAATCACCCTCAAGAACTAAACTCTTCTTGGTATTTGTAATGAAAAGAATCTCGAACTTCAAACCTCTTTGGAAACAAATCTGTCTGGGGTTCGGGATTTTTCTCTTTGTTTCCTGTGCGAGACAACATTCGGCGATCGATGAAAACGAACTCGCTTTCAGACAAGCCTTGTTGGCTCTTCAAAAACAATTGGAAGAAGCGGCGACATCCAAAATTCTTTCAACGGAATCCAACGGAGACGGATCTTATACCACGAAGGTGAGAGCGGTCTCGTATGACGTTTGGGTCAAATTTAATTTTGCAAACTTAGCGCAGGCGTCCGTTCCCGATTCCGCGGGCGGTTGGGATGTCGGATTTCAGAGATTCAAACTTCAGACGAACAGCGGCGCGACGAATCCTTCGGGAAGCGGCGGTGCTTGTATGACCAATCCAGTCCTTACGGATTTTAACGTGGCCTCGGGAAGTTCTTCGACGGCTTTGGGTTGTGCGAACGCGAATTTTTCAGCGGACACGAACGTCTCCGAGCTCGCTTCCGGAGGAGTTCAGACCGATTACGTGGGAAGCGACGTCCTCAACAAATGGTTTAATTATACTCTCGCATTTTTACAACCGAACTATAAGATTTTCGTAATACGATCCAGCACGGGAAACCAATACTATCTTTTCCAAGTCACCGGCTATTATAGCTCCGAAGGGACCGCCGCTTACCCGACCGTTCGATGGAAACAGATTCCTTACTGATCCACATCATGTCCTTGATCCGCAAACTTTTTAAACACTGTGGAATTTCTTTTTTGTTCCTAATTCTTTTTTTATTTCCTCTTCAAGCGCAAGACGATAAAACAAAAAAAGAAACTTCCGTTCCTGAGAAAGATTCGTCGAACACGACCAATGTGAAGACCGATACGAACAGTTCGGATTCTCAAAAGGAAAACGTACAGGATGATTCTCAAATCGTCGTCACAGGTTCTCGCGGCGAAAGAAGACTTAAGGATTCTACCGTTGCGACGGAAGTAATCTCTCGTAAAAAGATCGAAGCGAGCGGCGCGAGAAACGCCGCGGAGGTTTTAGAAACTCAATTGGGGATCGACGTGGTCCCCTTTTTCGGAGGATCTCGAGTTCGAATGTTGGGCATGGATTCACAGTATGTCCTGATTCTTATCGACGGAGAAAGAATTTCGGGAAGACTCAACAACGCAGTCGACTTGAGCCGTTTTAAAGTCCAGAACTTGGAAAGAATCGAAATCGTAAAAGGTGCGTCATCCGCTCTTTACGGAGCCGATGCGATCGGAGGAGTCATCAATCTCATCACAAAAGAAGGTGATAAAAAACTCAGCTACGAGATGCGAACGACCTACGGAAACGGAAATCGAAAGAACTTCAACACCGAAGGCGAATTCAATACGACGGCGAATTTGGGTTTTCGAAACGAGCTCGTTAGCGGAAACGTTTCCGCCGGTTACAACAAAAACCCCGGTTATCGATTGGTTCCCGATTCTCAAGCGACGACCGGAAACGCGTATCAGGATTTGAACACGGGTATGAATTTGATCTTCAACCCGGATGGAAAGTTCAAAGCGAAGACAAGGATCCTCTATCAACACCGAGATCAAAACGGAGTCGACGTCACACAGTCCAAAGCGGTCTTTGATCGCAACAACAAGACCCACGACTTTCTCGCGACGGGCGCATTGGAATACGGCTTCGGTAGAAAGAATCTAATTTCCTTCCGAGGAAATATTTCGAAATGGGAAAACAAATACTATAACAATCAGAGAGGCTCGGACGAGCTGGACGTAAAACAACTCAACGCGGAATTGACTTCGCAAGGAACCGTTCAACTCGACTGGGAAGCCGCGGAAAGACATTTTATTACCGCAGGCGTGGAATCCTTTGCCAACGAATTGGAATCCGATCGTTTACAGAATCGGTTTGTCTATCGTACACGAAGAGCCGCCTTCATTCAGAACGAATGGACCGTTTCCCGTTCTCCCAGAATTCGAATCGTTCCCGGAGTTCGATACGACGACGATTCTCAGTTCGGAAATCAGACAACTCCAAAACTCGCCGCACGTTATGACATTCTTCAAAACTTAGTATGGAGGGCGAGTTATGGAAGAGGCTTTCGTCCACCGAGCTTCCAAGAATTATATCTTCGTTTTGAAAACCCCGCCGTGGGTTACGTGGTCGACGGAAATCCGAATCTCAAACCGGAGAAATCGATCACGGTCAATTCCGATCTCGAATACAGTCCGTTTTCTTTTCTCACATTCTCCTTGAGTTTGTATCGAAACGACGTCATCAATCTGATCCAATATAAGTTCGATTCCAATCAGGGAAGGGAATATTCTCAGTTTCAATTACAGAATATCGCGAAAGCATATACGCGAGGTGGAGAACTCGGAGTCCAATATCGTTTTCTAAAACACTACACTCTGGAACTCGGCTACAATCAAACCGATACGAGAGATCTGACAACGGATCGTCCGCTGGAAGGAAGAGCGCTTCATCAAGTCTCGGCGAATTTTATCTACAATTCTCCCGGAGGATTTCAATTCAATCTTCGAGGAAAACACTTAGACAAACGACCGTTTTACAGTTCGACGAGCAGTCTTTCCGCGGCGGGGCAAGATTTTATTCCTACGGAAGTGAAGTTGAACGAAAACCCGCCCGTAACCTACGGAAAGCCCTTTACGATCATCAATATAAGAATGGAACAGAAATTTTTCGAGAAACACTTTGCTTTGTTCGTCGGTGTGGACAATCTCTTGAACGAATACGAACTCGCTTACAATCCTACAAGACCGAGATTTTTCTACGGCGGATTTTCAGCGCAATTTTAAAACTTCTTCGGAGTCGACCGATTCCCCAAACGCAAGAAGAATCCACTCAGATCTGAAAATATAAAAAAGAGATCGAACGCCTAGTAAAATAGTTTCCTTCTTCCGAATATTCATAATTCTTAATTTACGATTCCTTTCCTCAATTTTTATTTTTTAACGAAAACTTTTTTAAACAACCAAAACTTCCGAAGCCGAAAACGTTCCACGCTTAATTCCCGATGATTTTTTGCTTGGGTGCGAAATCGTCGATCCGCCAGAGTAAAAAAACAAGAAGCATTTTGTTTCGATGCTCATTCAGAGGTTTTTAAGAAGAATCTTCCTCTTGTCTCGTTGCACGCAAGATGATTTCTATACCAAAGCTCACCGGCTTCGGATCCAATCAAAACGTTTCCTTGGGAACGTGCTCATCGATCGATTGGAGACATTTTTTTCCGAGGTTTTATACTCCATTCTTACGAATAGAAGAGATCAAACAAGGAAATCGTAAAAATTTGGCAAACGCTCCCTGAAACGGACACGCATTGAAAACGCGAACTTGCCCTTTCCGATCGATTCAGGCTCTACGAACTTCTATTTCTTTAATATATTCTAATATTCTTTTTTATTTAAAATTCTGTAAAAAGGAATGCTTGCGACCACGAGGAGAACCTGAGCCAAACCGAATACGACCGCGGTCAAAGAAGAACTTCGAAAAAAAGAAATCGAATCGGAAATTCGATCCAAACCTACGGAAGAAATGGGACCAAGAAAAAAACCGAGAGATCCGATTCCGGTCAGGGCGGACATTACGATTCCATTGTTTTCCCGATTACAAAGAGAAGATGCCAATCGAAGAGACGTCGCAAACATAAGACCTGCTCCCAAACCGCAAAAAAGAAGCGAAATCGTGATCCACCCGATGGAATGAAACGTTCCTGAAAGAGTCAAGGCGATCCCATAGATCAGAGAACCGATTGCTACCGGGAAATACTTTCCCGTCTTTTTGGAAAGTCGAATCGCAGGATAGGATAAAAGAGCCATCGGAAGAAAAACGAGAGAAAGCAGTCGTCCCGTCTCGGAGGGATTGAGAAAGAATTCTTCTCGAAGTCGAAGATTGAGAGAACTCATAAAATAACCGGATGTGAATCGATCTAAAAATTGAAACGCCATCGGAAACAAAAGGAGAGGGCGGGAAAGAAAAACAAGTCCGGATTCTTTCCAAGTAAACTGTTTTTTAGAAGCTAAGGTTTCCACTTCCGGAACAAAACGATAAACGATGAATGCAAGAAACAAAAGGATCGTTGAACCAGTATAAAAAGGAAGATAGGGATTTTCCTTTCCTAAAAATCCGAGTGAGATTCCGACCGCCCCTCCAAGAGAAAGAAGCATCCCGGAAATACCCATTAGAGTTCCACCTTTGAGCTGTAAGGTGGAACTTCCGTGTTCAAAATCGGCAACGGATGCCAAAAGCAAACCGATGACAAAAACGTGTGCACCACCTTCCAAAAATCGAAGACCCAAAAGGACGGGAAGACTTTCCGCGTAGGGAAGAAGACTCAAAAGGAGAGCATCCAGAAAACAAAAAAGAATGATGATCTTTTTTCTCGTTCCGAATCGATCCGAGAGAAAACCCGCGATCGGAGAAAAGAAAAAGGATCCGAGCATCGCAACACTCAAGAACCAGGCAACTTCGCTGTTGCCCGATTGAAATCGATCCTTTACAATTTCCTTAAATACCGGAACGATCATCGTTACCGGAAGCATCGCCAAAAAGATCGCCCCCGGTAAAAAATAAACCGATCCTTTTTTTTTATCCTTTGGAGAGGACGGAGTCATACGTTTCCTTACCGATTGCCGCGATGAGATCCTTTTCCAATTCGGAAAAGATCCCCTGATTCAAAAGGAAGACCTGTTTTGATTCGGAAAGAATATCCTGTTTTTCGGAATCTTCAATCGCAAGACCGTCTAACGCGGCTCTGTAATTTTGTTTAAAACCGTTGATATCCGTGATTTGCGGAAACTCGTAAAAGGAAATTCCTTCTCCTTGCGGAAGGGAAAGTGCGCGGGCCGCGACTTTTTTTAGAATTTGCCCTCCGGAAAGATCTCCCAAATAACGCACGTAAGAATGGGCGACAAGGAGAGTTGGTTGTGTCCCTGAAATCTTCCGGATTCTATCTACGTAAACCTGCGTCGCAGGCGTCGGCTTGTGCTCCTCCGGTTTCCAAGATCCAAAAAAATACTGAAGGTCTTTGAGAATTGTGTCTCTCCGATTGAGTTCGGGGAAATAGATCGATCCAAGCACCGGATCCTTGGAAGAAAGCTCTAATTCTCTTTCTAAGGCTTCGTAAACAAAGTAGAAGGCTTCCAGATGTCTCGAATACGTTCCTCTCTCTAAAATTCCTTTCATAAAACAGCGGATGAAAGCGGAACTTTCGGCGGATCTGTGTTCCTCGGAGGTTCCTTCTCGAAGTAAAGTGGCTAAATTCATTGCGTATCTCCTGACAATACTGTGACAATTCTTTTTATTTGATACTGAGAATCAAACTTATTTTCAGAGAGAACGACTTTTCCGGAAAAGAAAATGTAGGAGCTCGCACAATTATTATTGATAATGATTTTTCATTATTGACAATGATAAATGTAAATCGAGCCTGAGGAAAAAAGGAAATACAATGAATCATTCTCCTACTCATTCTCGTTCCAAACTTCCGGTAAGTGTACTCTCCGGTTTCCTAGGAGCAGGCAAGACAACCGTCCTCAACCATATTCTTCACAACAGGGACGGACTGAAAATCGCAGTCATCGTAAACGATCTCAGCGAGGTCAATATCGACGCGGGATTGATCCGTTCGGGAGGGGCCGACCTCAAAAGGTCGGAAGAAAAACTCGTGACGATGAGCAACGGTTGTATTTGTTGTACGCTCAGAGAAGACCTTCTTCAGGAAGTAGGAAAGCTTGCCCGAGAAAAAAAATTCGATTACCTCTTGATCGAATCCACCGGGATCGCAGAACCGCTTCCGATTGCAGAAACCTTTACCTTTGAAGACGAGGAAGGAAATTCCCTTTCTCAGATTGCACAGTTGGATACGATGATCACGATCGTTGACGCTAAGAATTTTTTGAGCGATTTCTCTTCTTCAGAAGATCTCAAAGATCGAGATCTCAACTCCGAGGAAGACGACGAAAGAACCATCGTGGATCTACTCATTGAGCAAGTGGAATTCGCAAATGTGATTCTCATCAATAAAATCGATCTGATATCCGAAGAGGAGCTCCTACGCCTTCGCTCGATTCTCCGAAAATTGAATCCCGAAGCCCATATCCATGCAATCCAGGAAGGAAAGGTTCCGCTTCAGAAAATATTGAACACAGGACTTTTCGATTTCGAAAACGCTTCAAACGCTCCGGGTTGGCTCAAAGAGCTTCGCGGCGAACACAAACCGGAAACGGAAGAATACGGAATTTCCAGCATTGTCTATCGCGCGAGAAAACCGTTCCATCCGGAAAGATTCTATGAAACCATATCGAAAGAATGGCCTGGAGTGATCCGCTCGAAAGGTTTCTTCTGGCTTGCATCCCGTATGGATTGGGTCGGAGGTTGGTCTCAGGCTGGTCCCTCCTGTAGAACCGAAAACATCGGAAGATGGTGGGCCGCAATTCCAAGGTCCGAATGGCCAACTGAACTCGAAGATTTGGAGGAAATCGAATCCGAATGGGAGGAACGTTTCGGCGATCGCAGACAAGAGATCGTGCTAATTGGAGTTGACATGAATGAGGATGGGATCCGAGAATTATTGAACAACTGTCTTTTGACCGATGAAGAAATGCTCCTTGGTCAAAAAAGATGGAGTTCTTTTTCGGATCCGTTTCCCAACTGGGAAATCGATATCGAAGAGGAATTCTCGGAAGACCGGACCTTTTTGGATGAAAGTAGAAGCAGGAAAAGCCGCCCTTAGAAACACGAAACAGAAAGGGGAAATCTTAAAGGTTCTGGAAGCCGCTAAGGGTCCCCTTTCCATCAAAGAAATTTTCGATCTTTCCCGTAAGAATCTGGACAACCTTGGAATCGCCACCGTTTACAGAGCAGTCAATCATCTCATGGAAACCGGTGCGATCAATGAGATCCACTTACCCGGAGAATCTTCCCGGTTCGAGGCGAGTCATCTACATCATCACCATCACTTCCATTGTAAACAATGTGATCGTGTATTCGATATTGAAATCTGTCCGTTTCCTCTCGACAAAAGCCCTAAAGGATTTACGGTGGACACCCATGAGATCATTCTCTATGGAACCTGTTCCGACTGCAATTCCAAGGTAAAATGAATTCCGAATCAAAAGTAAAATTCAAAACTTTTTGGATCTCCCTTCTTCTTCTTTTAGGATTCGTTTTTTTAGATAGAGTGATCTTTCCGATCGCGCTTTTTGAATTTCCGAACGAACTCGAATGGGATACTTCTCCTTGGTACAACTTTCTTCACAAAAGAAGAAACATCCGTTTTGAGCCGAGCGAAAAGGGGATTTTGATCGCGGGAAGTAGCGTAGCGTTGTATTCTTCTTATCCCGATGAGATTGCAGAAAAACTCAATTCTTCCAAGATCGATTCCTCGAACTTCCGCGCGGAATTCTACTCTCATCCCGCGATGTCCCCAACGGATTTATATTATTACGCGGACGATATTCTCTCTAAAAATCCGGAGCTGGTGGTTTACGTTTTTAATCCCGCCGATTTACAATTAGATTATATTCAAAAAAATGAATCCGGTCTCGTAGGCTTTGACGAAAACGCAAGAATCAAAGACTACAAAGTTCGTCATCAGAATCGGTTTATTTTTCCGGGAGAATTTTTGGCGGATCACTGGAAAAGTTATTCCAAAGGAGATTTTTTTGCTCAACTCGCAAAAGCCGGAATTCTTCTCAATCGTTATCGAAGTTTTCTTTATGATCCTTGGATGGAATACTTGGAACACCATACGAGGACGATGCGTTCGTATCACTATTATACCGGAGCGATGCCGAAGGAAGGGATCTTTCTTCGCGGTTGGACGCCTCCAAAGTTTACGATCGAATGCGAACTCAAGGACGGAAAACTTTCGGAAGATATCTTCACACAAAAACCCGGCGTCCGCGTCTCAATCGAGGAGATCACAGAAAACGGAATTCCCCTGAAATATCCCTTACTCGATGAAACCTTTGCAAAACCCGGTTGGAAACCTCTCCTTTTGGAATTCGAAGACGAGTTCGGAAAAAAACAGGAATCCGTAACCCTACGATTCACCGTATCACCGACAACCAGTTCCGAAGAAGTCGACGCAAGAATTTTCGGAACCCCTGCCACGTATGGAATTCGCCTTCCGCAAAATTTCTGTAGAAGAGAAATCAGGACTGGAATCTCTTACGAAAGAATCCACGGCTTGGACGACGATCGAGTGGAGAATATGTCGGACGAAGAATATCTGAAAGATTACGAAAGACGTCTTTACTACAATCCGGAAAACGAAGGCGCCCTAAACCGACTCAAGAAAGTCCAAAGGAATAAAGAGATCCTCGGATCTTCTGAATTTTTTACCTGGTCCGAATTTACGTTTTTGGAAAAAGCGATCGCAAAGTTCAAAGCGAAGGGCAAAAAACTCGTAGTTATCAATTCACCCGAAAATCCGATCGAGAGTAAGTATTACAAAAATGGAAATTGGTATAGCGGTTATTTGAATTTTTTCGAATCTCAAAAAGATACGAACTTCGGATTTTACGATCTAAAAGATTCTATGCCTGACAAAAAATTCTTTCTAGATCCGCATCATTTGACTTACAACTCTGCGCATAAAAGTTCCGAATTGTATGCGGATGCGATCTTAGAATTCCTCAAACCTTCCGAACGGAAAAAGTAGTGAATACAAATCTGAATTCGTTTTTTTTGCGGATTCGATCCTTATTTGAGAATCCGAAATTCATTCTCCCGTTATTTTTCATTCTCTATTTCAGCTCATCCCTCTTGATTTGGAGAAAATACGAATGGAATCCGAGCTCTCAGATCAACTTCGGGATCCAATTCGCAGTTCAGAATCCGGAACAAACACCGAAAGGAGCAGTCGTCTTTCAAAGTCAACCGGGAGATCTCGGGGCAGGATACGACGGACAAATCTTTTACTTTTATTCGAGAATGTTAAGCGAATTCAATTTGGAATGGCCGAAAGGTTTCGAAACGAATATTCGCGCTCCAAGAATCGGTTATCCTTTTTTGATTTCTCCCTTCGGTTGGTTCGGTCCCTGGGGAGCCGTTTTCGGAATGTTCTTCGTAAACTTGAGTCTGATTTTATCTTCATGGTTTTTACTCCGTGATCTCTGCGGGAAACAATATCGGATCGACTCCAGTTTGTATTTGTTTTCACCGTTTCTTTTGGGAAGTTATGCGCTCTTGGTAAGCGACGCGGTCCTTACAAGTCTCCTCGTCTTTGTGTATTGGCTTTATAAAAAGGAAAAGTGGATTTTGTTTTCCTTTGTCGGCGCGTTTGCGATTCTCACAAAAGAACAGTCATTCTTCTTACTTTTTCCCTTGGGACTTCAATGTTTATCGGAAAAAAAATGGAAAACTTCCCTTTGGGTTCTGTCCACGCTTGCACTCCCGGTCCTCTGGGGAATTTTTTTAAGAATTCAGATTCCGGAATGGACTCCGACTCGATTTACGGATTTCTTTGCTCCGTTAGACGGCTTTGTTGGATATTGGAAGGAAATCAACGACCCTTCACCGTTTTCCTTTTTAGAAGCTCCCGACTTTGAAACCAAACTCATCTTGTTTGGAAAAAAGTTTTCGCGAGTTCCACTTTTTCTTTTGTTTCTTTCGGGTTTTTTTGTTCTTATGAGCGGAGATTGGAGGAAGGCTCCGGGTAACCGGCTTTCTTTCTTTTTAGTGATGTTTTCGATCTTTTCCGCCGGTTATGTTCTTTATTGGTCTTCATACGAAAACGTTTCGAGAATGTTTACGGTCTCCATCGCTTTCTTAATCTTTTGGAAACTGGAAGACGAAACGATCCGCGATCGTTTCTATTGGCTCGTAACGGGAAGCATTCTATTTTTGTTTTTGTTTAAGCTGATTTTTATTTCCAAAACTCTCAATTACGAAGTTTGGAAATAATTTTAAAAACTCCGAAGGTATGTTTTTCGGAAATTTTTGGATCAAACGGTAAATACGAAATCTTTTTAGAAAGAAGATTTTTCCGACAAAGGAACGCTTTTGCAAAAAAGAATTGAAACGGACTTAAAGTCCGCATCAAAGATAATTACGGAGAATTCTAGTTTTACGCAGTCGTAAGTCTTACCAAGAAGAATTCGTTGTGTAGGAGCTCACACGACAGAGACACACCGCTTGCGGCGCGTTCCACGCCGCGGAATCGGAGTTCCTTTTCAATTCTCCGGCATTCGAATCTTATAACTCTTGTAGATCCGATCGTTGATCTCCTTGAGTTTATTTCTTTCCAGAGCGATCTCGGTTCCGTCGTCCAAAGAAATCAGGGCAAAATTCCCTTTCCCTTCCTTGAGATTTTGTTTTAGCTCGTTCACCGACTTCACTTCTTTACCGTCCAATTTCTCCACGATTTTAAAACTTAGATCGTGAAAACCGTTGTTCGATTCGTCCGGAAGAACCTGAGAAAGAAGAACGATCTTTCCTACGTCTCCTTCCTTTTCGTGAAACTTCGCATAGTCGAAGAGATAAAGGAGTTTTCTGTCGACCCTTGATCTCCAGTCCTTACCCCATTCCTCAAGCAAGGCTTCGGAGAGTTCGAGAAAAACGAACCCGCCTTCCACAGCGAAGTCGTTTTTCATCGGCGTATTCTTAAATGGAATTCTCACCGCTTCATGTGGAAAGGGTTTGAGTTTCATATTCAAGGAAATCTTTTTCTTATCTCTTAGGATAAGAATCGGGATTTCTTTTCCCAAAGAATATCCGAACGAATCACCCGCGTGCGCCAAAAAGGAAAGAACTTGTTTCCCGTATAACGGGTGTTCGATGTATCCTTTGGAATCCACTTTTTTACCGCCGAATTCCAAGATGATGTCTTCGAGTTTCAAAACTCCGCTCGCGGAAGAACCGGGAATGACGTCCGCGACTAAAATTCCGGAATCGGATTCTTCCATCCCGTAGTATTTTTTTACGGTCGTATCGGTGATGGGACGGAACCGAAATCCCTTGTGAGCAAAGAGGTCGATCCCGGGAGTATTTAAGAATTTTTGAATGATAAAGGAAGGAATGATTCTTCCCGCGTTTTTCCCGGTCGTAAAGTCATACAAAAGTCCTACCACTCTTCCCGATTCGATTACGATTTCTCCGAATCCGTTCAGGCCTTCACTGGAACTAATATCGACGACCGGAAGTTCGATTTGACCGAGAGGCATTTGGTCCATGTCCATGCTCAAAAGAGTCGCAGACGTGGATTGAATCGAACCGGAGTTATCCAATTGATAGACACTCGCTTGTTTCGGAAAAACGACGATCGGCGAAAGCGGAAGAGGCGCCAGATCGTCGAAGAAGTTCTTTTTCTCCACTCTCAAAAGCGCCAAATTGGATTCCGGATCTTTGCGAAAAACGACCGCTTTGATTTCGGAATAAGAAGAATATTTTTTGACCTCGATC from Leptospira stimsonii carries:
- a CDS encoding heme oxygenase (biliverdin-producing), which produces MNLATLLREGTSEEHRSAESSAFIRCFMKGILERGTYSRHLEAFYFVYEALERELELSSKDPVLGSIYFPELNRRDTILKDLQYFFGSWKPEEHKPTPATQVYVDRIRKISGTQPTLLVAHSYVRYLGDLSGGQILKKVAARALSLPQGEGISFYEFPQITDINGFKQNYRAALDGLAIEDSEKQDILSESKQVFLLNQGIFSELEKDLIAAIGKETYDSVLSKG
- the zigA gene encoding zinc metallochaperone GTPase ZigA, with amino-acid sequence MNHSPTHSRSKLPVSVLSGFLGAGKTTVLNHILHNRDGLKIAVIVNDLSEVNIDAGLIRSGGADLKRSEEKLVTMSNGCICCTLREDLLQEVGKLAREKKFDYLLIESTGIAEPLPIAETFTFEDEEGNSLSQIAQLDTMITIVDAKNFLSDFSSSEDLKDRDLNSEEDDERTIVDLLIEQVEFANVILINKIDLISEEELLRLRSILRKLNPEAHIHAIQEGKVPLQKILNTGLFDFENASNAPGWLKELRGEHKPETEEYGISSIVYRARKPFHPERFYETISKEWPGVIRSKGFFWLASRMDWVGGWSQAGPSCRTENIGRWWAAIPRSEWPTELEDLEEIESEWEERFGDRRQEIVLIGVDMNEDGIRELLNNCLLTDEEMLLGQKRWSSFSDPFPNWEIDIEEEFSEDRTFLDESRSRKSRP
- a CDS encoding TonB-dependent receptor plug domain-containing protein; translation: METDSLLIHIMSLIRKLFKHCGISFLFLILFLFPLQAQDDKTKKETSVPEKDSSNTTNVKTDTNSSDSQKENVQDDSQIVVTGSRGERRLKDSTVATEVISRKKIEASGARNAAEVLETQLGIDVVPFFGGSRVRMLGMDSQYVLILIDGERISGRLNNAVDLSRFKVQNLERIEIVKGASSALYGADAIGGVINLITKEGDKKLSYEMRTTYGNGNRKNFNTEGEFNTTANLGFRNELVSGNVSAGYNKNPGYRLVPDSQATTGNAYQDLNTGMNLIFNPDGKFKAKTRILYQHRDQNGVDVTQSKAVFDRNNKTHDFLATGALEYGFGRKNLISFRGNISKWENKYYNNQRGSDELDVKQLNAELTSQGTVQLDWEAAERHFITAGVESFANELESDRLQNRFVYRTRRAAFIQNEWTVSRSPRIRIVPGVRYDDDSQFGNQTTPKLAARYDILQNLVWRASYGRGFRPPSFQELYLRFENPAVGYVVDGNPNLKPEKSITVNSDLEYSPFSFLTFSLSLYRNDVINLIQYKFDSNQGREYSQFQLQNIAKAYTRGGELGVQYRFLKHYTLELGYNQTDTRDLTTDRPLEGRALHQVSANFIYNSPGGFQFNLRGKHLDKRPFYSSTSSLSAAGQDFIPTEVKLNENPPVTYGKPFTIINIRMEQKFFEKHFALFVGVDNLLNEYELAYNPTRPRFFYGGFSAQF
- a CDS encoding LIC20153 family lipoprotein, with the protein product MKTIQKIAKTTVIIGLILGTLAHCKKDDKEDVDPATLLLLGLAANGYNCSATVGGRVAGLPAMTATTSVQTLVYGKVPFVNHSIAAVKFSNVKAGDQITFRGRNVADFDEGTAGNTNAPLVYNTASCPLLDSAYDSTRATYTTPSEGQYGTAAGDGPFVYTLNATKGGDYYFVFYLASRTAEPPTTTFQITLKN
- a CDS encoding HmuY family protein, with translation MKRISNFKPLWKQICLGFGIFLFVSCARQHSAIDENELAFRQALLALQKQLEEAATSKILSTESNGDGSYTTKVRAVSYDVWVKFNFANLAQASVPDSAGGWDVGFQRFKLQTNSGATNPSGSGGACMTNPVLTDFNVASGSSSTALGCANANFSADTNVSELASGGVQTDYVGSDVLNKWFNYTLAFLQPNYKIFVIRSSTGNQYYLFQVTGYYSSEGTAAYPTVRWKQIPY
- a CDS encoding Fur family transcriptional regulator is translated as MKVEAGKAALRNTKQKGEILKVLEAAKGPLSIKEIFDLSRKNLDNLGIATVYRAVNHLMETGAINEIHLPGESSRFEASHLHHHHHFHCKQCDRVFDIEICPFPLDKSPKGFTVDTHEIILYGTCSDCNSKVK
- a CDS encoding leucine-rich repeat domain-containing protein, with protein sequence MTPRNLTFSVQSILFLLILTLSLSCAILDKNPISGAIPVFSREGKILRYYPYQVRWIGFDESEFPDTARLSEFRNLVSLEILHPEFENLEELSALKTVGFLNVNGTKVKDLRPLSKLPLLHSLYLNETSVDEKDLAAYPGVGALTKLGLYKTKIRDLSFIGPECKLRQLDIRGTEVSSLEPIAGCKNLLELRIGNTKIKEIKYIYEMTDLRYLEWSGLDISKEELDWIRIQLPYLKIVPIYSSNL
- a CDS encoding MFS transporter: MTPSSPKDKKKGSVYFLPGAIFLAMLPVTMIVPVFKEIVKDRFQSGNSEVAWFLSVAMLGSFFFSPIAGFLSDRFGTRKKIIILFCFLDALLLSLLPYAESLPVLLGLRFLEGGAHVFVIGLLLASVADFEHGSSTLQLKGGTLMGISGMLLSLGGAVGISLGFLGKENPYLPFYTGSTILLFLAFIVYRFVPEVETLASKKQFTWKESGLVFLSRPLLLFPMAFQFLDRFTSGYFMSSLNLRLREEFFLNPSETGRLLSLVFLPMALLSYPAIRLSKKTGKYFPVAIGSLIYGIALTLSGTFHSIGWITISLLFCGLGAGLMFATSLRLASSLCNRENNGIVMSALTGIGSLGFFLGPISSVGLDRISDSISFFRSSSLTAVVFGLAQVLLVVASIPFYRILNKKEY